The Streptomyces sp. SS1-1 genome has a segment encoding these proteins:
- a CDS encoding saccharopine dehydrogenase family protein has translation MGSGQLVAVFGAYGHTGRFVVAELAARGYVPVPSGRNAQVLRELADEHGLEARVASAEDAASLDRALAGAVAVINCAGPFATTTGPVIEAALRAKIPYLDVAAELEANLDTFAHYQERAREAGAVIIPAMAFFGGLGDLLATAAMGDWTAADEAHIAYALSSWHPTAGTRLSGAVSRERRGDVRLRYSGGQWERRTDAAPALQWTFPEPMGVREVIGEFTMADAVTVPQHLPIPDVTTYMTVEAIRDLAAPSTPAPTAADRSGRSDQTFLVDTVVRSGGTERRATASGQDIYAVTAPLVVEALERVLTGRTKTTGVASAGEIFDAPDFLHALAPHIALDLHPQGA, from the coding sequence ATGGGGTCAGGTCAGCTGGTGGCGGTGTTCGGCGCGTACGGTCACACCGGGCGGTTCGTGGTCGCGGAGCTGGCCGCGCGCGGATACGTCCCGGTGCCCTCCGGGCGCAACGCCCAGGTGCTGCGGGAACTGGCCGACGAGCACGGGCTGGAGGCCCGGGTGGCGTCGGCCGAGGATGCGGCGTCGCTGGACAGGGCGCTGGCGGGCGCGGTGGCGGTCATCAACTGCGCGGGCCCCTTCGCGACGACCACCGGTCCCGTGATCGAGGCCGCGCTCCGTGCGAAGATCCCGTACCTGGACGTGGCCGCCGAGCTTGAGGCCAACCTCGACACCTTCGCCCACTACCAGGAGCGGGCCCGGGAAGCGGGAGCGGTGATCATCCCGGCCATGGCCTTCTTCGGCGGCCTCGGTGACCTGCTGGCCACCGCGGCGATGGGCGACTGGACCGCAGCCGACGAGGCTCACATCGCCTACGCGCTGAGCAGCTGGCACCCCACCGCCGGCACCCGCCTGTCCGGTGCCGTCTCCCGCGAGCGCCGTGGCGACGTCCGCCTGCGCTACAGCGGCGGCCAGTGGGAGCGCCGCACCGACGCCGCACCCGCCCTTCAGTGGACCTTCCCGGAACCGATGGGAGTCCGGGAGGTGATCGGCGAGTTCACGATGGCGGACGCCGTCACCGTTCCCCAGCACCTGCCCATTCCCGACGTGACCACCTACATGACCGTTGAGGCGATCCGTGACCTTGCCGCGCCCTCCACACCCGCCCCGACGGCCGCCGACCGGAGCGGGCGCTCGGACCAGACCTTCCTCGTCGACACAGTCGTACGCTCCGGCGGTACCGAACGCCGGGCCACGGCCAGCGGCCAGGACATCTACGCCGTCACCGCACCCCTTGTCGTCGAGGCCCTCGAACGCGTCCTGACCGGCCGCACCAAGACCACCGGCGTCGCCTCCGCCGGCGAGATCTTCGACGCACCGGACTTCCTGCACGCACTCGCCCCGCACATCGCACTCGACCTCCACCCGCAAGGCGCCTGA